A portion of the Acidobacteriaceae bacterium genome contains these proteins:
- a CDS encoding ATPase, T2SS/T4P/T4SS family, with product MSFELILPFLRPIEPLLLDESVSEIMGNPDGSWWSERAGVLQREAGVTMDANSLRVGLEVIANKMEKRLDADSPLLHVQLPDGSRLAAVLPPVSRPAPAITIRKFTSRRFTVEDLIARGTLTRPLAEFLFARIAEGKTLLISGGTGTGKTTLLRILADAIPEHQRIVVIEDTAELAIQKPNILAVECQTDTFKSAVSFDDLLKSALRWRPDRIILGEVRGVEARTLLDSLNTGHSGSLATIHANTAEKALHRFANLVMRSHAQSNFADIEAEIADAVDFAVHIEREPGRRVVREALALSGYDRDAKRFQIETVFSA from the coding sequence ATGAGCTTTGAATTGATCCTTCCATTCCTTCGCCCTATTGAGCCGCTTCTCCTAGATGAGAGCGTAAGCGAGATCATGGGCAATCCCGATGGCTCGTGGTGGTCTGAGCGAGCGGGAGTCCTTCAGCGCGAAGCAGGCGTTACGATGGATGCCAACAGCTTGCGCGTTGGCTTGGAAGTGATCGCGAACAAGATGGAGAAACGGCTCGATGCCGACTCGCCGTTGCTCCATGTTCAACTGCCGGACGGGAGCCGCCTAGCGGCGGTTCTCCCTCCGGTCTCAAGACCAGCTCCGGCTATCACCATCCGCAAGTTCACCAGCCGTCGCTTCACAGTCGAAGATCTAATCGCTCGCGGTACGCTGACGCGTCCGCTTGCGGAGTTCCTGTTCGCGCGAATCGCAGAGGGAAAGACTTTACTCATTAGCGGCGGAACGGGCACTGGGAAGACGACTCTGCTCCGCATCCTGGCGGATGCGATTCCAGAGCATCAGCGCATCGTCGTGATCGAAGACACCGCCGAGCTTGCCATTCAGAAGCCGAACATCCTGGCGGTTGAATGCCAGACCGATACCTTCAAATCGGCCGTAAGTTTCGATGACCTTTTGAAGTCTGCATTGCGGTGGCGTCCCGACCGAATCATTCTAGGCGAAGTTCGTGGTGTTGAAGCGCGCACCTTGCTCGATTCGCTCAATACCGGCCATTCGGGTTCGCTGGCTACAATCCACGCGAACACCGCTGAGAAAGCCTTGCATCGCTTCGCCAATCTCGTCATGCGAAGCCATGCCCAATCGAACTTTGCCGACATAGAGGCAGAGATCGCCGATGCGGTCGACTTCGCCGTCCACATCGAGCGTGAACCTGGCCGTCGAGTTGTGCGGGAAGCCCTCGCACTCTCCGGCTATGACCGCGACGCCAAACGCTTCCAGATCGAAACCGTCTTCTCAGCTTGA
- a CDS encoding ribbon-helix-helix domain-containing protein has translation MALLDTDNLFAAAEKRAAFRTVNVSSKLNRSEVDRLDTLAEARGVQRGELVRELILRELDKPSPTHEPPADLTEIVGLRLLLTTVLKPLATGQQMSEQTFDAIVLEVRRSKTEIAADLIAKIGASK, from the coding sequence ATGGCACTTCTCGACACCGACAATCTCTTCGCCGCAGCCGAAAAGCGAGCAGCGTTTCGCACGGTGAATGTCTCGTCAAAGCTCAACCGAAGCGAAGTAGATCGGCTCGATACGCTCGCAGAAGCTCGCGGCGTCCAGCGAGGCGAACTCGTCCGAGAGTTGATCCTGCGCGAACTCGACAAGCCGAGTCCCACGCACGAGCCACCCGCCGACCTTACCGAGATAGTCGGTCTTCGCCTGTTGCTGACGACTGTTCTCAAGCCGTTGGCCACGGGCCAGCAGATGTCCGAACAGACCTTCGATGCCATCGTGCTAGAGGTTCGCCGTTCCAAAACGGAGATTGCCGCAGACCTGATTGCAAAGATTGGAGCGAGCAAATGA
- a CDS encoding type IV secretion system DNA-binding domain-containing protein codes for MILTSLFLYLRFAVGNTPLQRFYTPIYLRSSIASQFGATREDKYRLLFITGVEAAPRMPVEADVQVGRTSEPGGKSIDLVPSQAALRQGYDVLFRGPETKFKDAALRDYLKRSVFAGEGLGSIYEEPILFGFLALLIQLPFSIRKDIKRRRQMKYGRLLKGPVMLTPMEFNQQIGGDGIGFKTSESKDLMRIPARSEAQHIELMGDTGAGKTTLIMQVLRQIEERGHTAIVYDPACEFIQRFYRPDRCDIVLNPLDQRCPYWGPSEELRSKAEAKTLAKSLYQPTDTQRDEFFTKTPQKIFAHLLRTGPTPRQLADWMANPVEIDKQVRGTEMATMIARDSPPQRNGVLSSLGLVADSLRMLPTLEDAKGHRWCATEWAETRRGWIFITSRPTERDALQPLHSLWIDWLVLRLLSAPKEHQTPVWFVLDELASLQRLPQLHTAITENRKSKNPLVLGFQGKAQLENIYGHLAEVMLSQPATKIFLKTTEPKAAEWVSNAIGKVEIERVKETHFDGSRNGRNFTVDRQVEPLVLDSEVSGLEERRAYLKLGNKVARFAFEYLDRPIIAESFQPRDVEDDALDFDPQRLHGIPTLPESPDLEAEVEVVPAAVPVAVQEPEDDVAVGQTRPLFTLKGRLPEC; via the coding sequence TTGATCCTGACGAGCTTGTTTCTTTACCTGCGCTTCGCGGTCGGCAACACTCCGCTGCAGCGCTTCTATACGCCGATCTACCTGCGTTCGAGCATCGCTTCCCAGTTCGGGGCGACGCGGGAAGATAAGTACCGACTCCTTTTCATCACCGGGGTCGAAGCCGCACCACGAATGCCGGTCGAGGCCGACGTTCAGGTTGGGCGGACTTCCGAACCCGGAGGCAAATCGATAGACCTCGTACCGAGCCAGGCGGCGCTCCGCCAAGGTTATGATGTCCTCTTTCGTGGACCTGAGACGAAGTTCAAAGATGCCGCTTTGCGCGACTATCTGAAACGATCCGTATTCGCCGGCGAGGGCCTCGGTTCCATCTACGAGGAGCCGATCCTCTTCGGTTTTCTGGCTTTATTGATTCAACTCCCGTTTTCTATCCGAAAGGACATCAAGCGTCGCCGCCAGATGAAATACGGACGATTGTTGAAGGGACCGGTGATGCTGACGCCGATGGAGTTCAACCAGCAAATCGGCGGAGACGGAATCGGATTCAAGACCTCAGAGTCGAAAGACCTTATGCGAATTCCGGCCCGCTCCGAAGCCCAGCACATCGAGCTAATGGGCGATACCGGAGCCGGAAAGACGACGCTCATCATGCAGGTACTCCGCCAGATCGAAGAGCGGGGGCACACCGCAATCGTCTACGACCCGGCGTGCGAGTTCATCCAGCGTTTCTACCGGCCCGACCGCTGCGACATCGTTCTGAACCCTCTCGATCAGCGGTGTCCGTATTGGGGGCCGTCCGAAGAATTGCGGAGCAAAGCCGAAGCAAAGACGCTCGCCAAGTCTCTGTACCAGCCAACGGACACCCAGAGGGACGAGTTCTTCACCAAGACTCCGCAGAAGATCTTTGCCCATCTTCTCCGCACCGGGCCAACGCCCCGGCAGCTCGCGGATTGGATGGCAAATCCGGTCGAGATAGACAAGCAGGTGCGTGGAACAGAGATGGCGACCATGATTGCCAGAGACTCTCCGCCGCAGCGAAACGGCGTTCTTTCTTCGCTCGGATTGGTGGCTGACAGCCTTCGCATGTTGCCCACCCTCGAAGACGCGAAGGGCCATCGCTGGTGCGCTACCGAATGGGCTGAAACGCGGCGAGGATGGATATTCATCACATCCCGACCCACGGAAAGGGACGCACTCCAGCCGTTGCATAGCCTCTGGATTGACTGGCTGGTATTGAGGCTCTTGAGCGCCCCGAAAGAACATCAGACGCCTGTTTGGTTTGTCCTTGACGAGCTTGCCAGCCTGCAAAGACTGCCACAGCTTCATACGGCCATCACCGAGAACCGGAAAAGCAAGAATCCTCTTGTACTTGGGTTTCAGGGCAAGGCTCAGCTAGAGAACATCTATGGGCATCTCGCCGAGGTAATGCTGTCTCAGCCAGCCACGAAGATCTTTCTCAAGACAACCGAGCCTAAGGCCGCCGAGTGGGTTTCGAATGCCATTGGGAAGGTAGAAATCGAGCGGGTGAAGGAGACTCATTTCGATGGCAGCCGGAACGGTAGGAACTTCACCGTTGACCGCCAGGTTGAGCCGCTGGTGCTTGATTCAGAGGTGAGCGGATTGGAGGAGCGGCGAGCGTATCTCAAGCTCGGAAACAAGGTGGCGCGCTTCGCCTTCGAGTACCTGGACCGGCCCATCATTGCCGAGAGCTTTCAGCCGAGGGACGTCGAAGACGATGCCCTCGACTTTGACCCTCAGCGGCTCCACGGCATTCCGACATTGCCAGAGTCGCCCGACCTCGAAGCGGAAGTTGAAGTGGTGCCTGCCGCTGTCCCCGTAGCGGTGCAAGAGCCAGAGGATGACGTTGCGGTTGGACAGACGAGGCCCCTGTTCACGCTGAAAGGCCGCTTGCCCGAATGCTAA
- a CDS encoding single-stranded DNA-binding protein → MYKNNVQLIGFLGNDAEIRTHGNRSLTRFSLATKSSYKKDGKWIEHTEWHKCVVFGKLGEFAGSLKKGAHILVEGEIRSREYDSTKTGQKETVTEIRVDSILKLDRAAKVSSEDDEIGDVAEDVPAEEVAA, encoded by the coding sequence ATGTACAAGAACAACGTTCAGCTCATCGGCTTCCTCGGCAACGACGCAGAAATTCGCACCCACGGCAACCGCAGCCTCACTCGTTTCTCCCTCGCAACCAAGTCCTCCTATAAGAAGGATGGCAAGTGGATTGAGCACACCGAATGGCACAAATGCGTCGTCTTCGGGAAGCTCGGAGAGTTTGCCGGTTCGCTAAAGAAAGGCGCTCACATCCTCGTAGAGGGCGAGATCCGCAGCCGGGAGTACGACAGCACCAAGACCGGCCAGAAAGAAACTGTGACCGAGATCCGAGTGGACTCGATTCTGAAGCTGGATCGGGCAGCCAAGGTGTCTTCGGAAGACGACGAGATCGGGGATGTCGCGGAGGATGTCCCCGCCGAGGAAGTGGCCGCTTAG